AACGACGATGCGCACGTCTCTATTATGAATGGTAATGTACGCCATACAAATACAATCACGATTCATTCATACCATTCGCTCTCAGCCCACGTTCTTACATCGCTTTTAATTCTAGGGGCGGGTAGCTTTCAAATCACGCTTTCGGCGCCggcattttcatttatttgttgccgCGACAGCTGACGACCCAGAGGCTTATTTAGCTAGCTGTGCATTTTCATATAGCACGAATTTATATAGAGAGAGTACATAATTGCCGTCGATTTCGTCACTGTTCGTATGTGAGACTGCAACGTTATCTGACATGGCGCTGTACGAAGCGGCTTTCGATAACCGCTGCTTGAATGTATTTTACTGTCTTTCATGGTATTTAATCTACCCGTGTTACTGGGCAATGAATCGGCTGATATCTTGTTGTCTGTCAACGTCCGACGAAATAGCTAGCCGGGAGGAGGATCCGTGCTACGAAAGATTTGTATACTTGGTGGTCCTTATTCCAACTTACCTTGTTATCTTCATCATTTTTACACCAACTGCTATCTTGGGTTTCTGTGCCTGGATTATCATGCAACGTTATCGCCACCCATATATTTACTGCTATTTTGAATCACACCACATCCTTGAAGAATGGACTAATATTTCTGTGAGGCATTGTTTTCGTATTGGCACAGCAAATGTGGGGCTCTTACCAGAAGCAATAGCACGCTTAAATAATTTAGAATGTCCTGATTGGCGGGCAAAAGAAATGGGTCACAGACTAGCAAATTCACAGTTAAGGCCAAAACCAAAAATTTTCATTGAGTCCCCTTCAGACAACGAGATACCAAGGAACACTACACCTTATAGCAGTATGCAAAATCATCAATTTTCTGAAAATATGGTAGACCCTGTGCCTCTGCTAGAAAGTAATGTTGGAAAAGTAACAGGTGATACGCTCAGTCCAGAGCATGAGGAGCGACAGTTATATACAACTTTATATGATAATCATGTTGGCGTTGGCCATGAACCTTTACCCAATGGAATCACATGCAATGGTACAGGATGTAATGGAAATGTCATACGGGAGAGCCAGACATATGACAGCATCCAGTCAGATGTTTCCCAGGATAGTGTCTGTATCCATGAAAATTGCACAGCAAGGATGAGGACTGATTCTAGTGGTATAAGCATACCTGATGGAAGTTGctataataatacatataatcCATCACGGTCAACAACAAATTCAGATTTTCCTGGTTCTGGATCAGCACCAGTTGATTCAAATCCCAGTATTTCATTACATGGATGTGGTTTAAGCTTGAGCGAGGAACACAGCAATGGGGAATTTTCACCAACCATGGTTAAAGAAGACAGTAGGACATTCAATGAAAACTTATCTAGATGTACACATTCTGTTGAAATTAATTTCCCCCCTCAGATTGACTTCATGTGTTTCCAGGAAGTCTATGAACCAAATGCAGCTAAAACACTCATCAAAAAGATCCATCCCTGGTTCAACCATATTATTTATGATGTTGGTGTGAATTCTTGGAACAGTAATTTATTTATGATAAATAGTGGTTTAGTAGTAGCATGCAGATATCCAATCCTGGAAGCagatttcaaatatttccaaGATTCTGCTAAGGAGGATAAAGTCATTTGTAAAGGCATTTTAATGACGAAGGTAAGTACAttattatttccattttcatgTGTGTTTAGAATTCATCTGTGacattgacaaataaatatcacacaaaCAACACTACAGgccaaagaaaatatttaaaatatgaaatacactCTAGGCTACATGCATGGTGACACCATTTTCTAAATTTCACATATAAAATGATGTTAATCATTGAATTTAACAAAATTGACCTCACAAAGACATTCAGTAGTCGAAATTTTTCCCTCGCTGTGTTTGTCCAAATCTAAGATAGTTCTGTTGCCACAACAACCTTCACAAGACGATGAAGTAATTACTTGTATTATAGATTTCAACTTCATTGCAAAAATATGGTTtagttcatttttttaaaaatgggtAAAGTAACCATATCCATAAATTTATGAGTATTGTTGGCATCTTTGCCCACATTGTTagttgttaccatggaaacaagtgTGGTGACCGCTCTGTTTCCAAACCATTATCATAAAGTATAAAGGTTgaagaatatttttaaaattgacaTCATTTTCAAAGTCCTTGAAACTTTGACAGCAATCCCCCTGTATAGGAACCTTATAGTTGTTTGTTTGGCTATTAAccattttatataaaattttaGATTTTCAGATTTAAAATGTGAACAAATGTGAAAAGATAAGCTGAGTCAAGTTAATAACTTGTATGAAAAGCTAACCTTActatatacaataatgtaatattatttcataaaagcTATCCTCACTATATACagtaatgtaatattatttcataaaaactaccctcactatatacaataatgtaatattatttcataaaaactaccctcactatatacaataatgtaatattatttcataaaaactatcctcactatatacaataatgtaatattatttcataaaaactaccctcactatatacaataatgtaatattatttcataaaagcTACCCTCACTATATACAATAAtgaatattatttcataaaaactaccctcactatatacaataatgtaatattatttcataaaaactatcctcactatatacaataatgtaatattatttcataaatgtttaACTACATACATATCCATGTCAGTTTatgtcgtgatatgatccattATGGCCACCGGGTGGccattttttatgtattttttcatgACCAGAACCATTGCTTGGACATGACTGTACCAATTTCTAATgaacttggtacaaggacacactatggcatacatatgcaggTCAATTTATTCTTtgataaaatccaatatggccactagaCGGCCATTTTGTTACGAATTTTTCATATTCAAACCATTATGcagacatgcctgaacagatctcattcaaagttggtaaaaGGACAATAttctattacatacatatacatgtcaatttATGTAGCAATACGATCCAATGTGGCCAACGGCTGgccattttttatgttttgttcaTGTCCAGAACCATTACTTGGATGTGACCGGACCAATTTctatcaaacttggtacaaggacaacacatattattgtcaatttatgtctttatacaatccaatatggctgccgggTGGCCATTTTGTTACCATTTTTACATGTCCAGAGCCATTACTTCGATGTGTCTGAACCGATTCccttcaaacttggtacagggatAAAGATTTGTACCATATTCTTCATATGCACATCAACTTGTGTGACGATACGGTCCAATATAACCACTGGGTGAACATGAACAATTTCCGGGCCATCAAAACTTTACACAAAGACAATGTACTATGggtatgatgtatatatgtctgtcaaCTTGTGTCACAATATGATCCAACATGACTGCTGGGTGGCTATTCTGTTTTAACTGATTTGCTTTAAACTGGATACAAGgatatataatgtactatactTTTCACATGCATATCAACTTGTGTCAcaatacgatccaatatggccactgggcaaacatttgacattgtccttataccaactttgaatgaaatctgttcaggtatgtctgcataatggctttgaaattttttttatgatttttccatgtttgggaccattacacagacatgcatgaacaatttccattaaaactttatttaaagacaGACAATGTACTACTATGTATTTATGTCAACttgtgtcatgatatgatccaacaGGACTGCTTAGTATAGGTAGCCATTCTGTTATGATTTTTCATGTCTGAACAGATCAATTTCAGTCAATCTTGGTATAAGGCTAAGGCAGTGTACTATTAGGTACATATGAATGTCAATTTGTGTTTGCACCTATCACAGACAAGAAGTGTTACAATCCATACAGGGATCAACAGCTCCCAAACAGCGGCGCCTATGTCATCTACGATGGCTTGTTAATCTTATTTAAGATTGAAAGCTGGTCTTTTCAGTGTGCCACAGTGCGTCTTCACTACGCAGGTAAAACTGTTCTAATCTTGTGTAGTGAGTATGTGCTCCGTTTTGGGctttacacacatacaaatatggTTTTGCATACCTCTGACTGTCTGGCATTAACTATCTATTGTTTTAGTCTACATCTGGAggaaaatggtctgtaaagggactgctttagttgtcacagttcTCGCATGGATTTATACATCAATTTATGACAGTTAGTTTACTTATTTGTTTCTGACCCAGCCAGTCAAGGAGAGCGATACACCGATCACCGTGTATTGAGCTTGGTATACACTAGTGTATGGACAATAACAAGTTTCACGACTGAAAAATCAGTACTTGTGGGTTAGAATTATTGACTGTGTTTTGATTCAGTGTATTTTGGGGTATGATTAGGAATTCTCAGATATCGGGATTTAAACCTTTAGTTTTGAAGCTGAACgtcatttatttttactttgaattttttcctcccaaaaatgaccaaaaacagaagaTTGAAGATATCTtactgtcataaacaaatagaCTCTGTGATAAAAATCATGCAGTGACAGTTTTTCCAGAGTTagtaatgaaataatattattcATTGGCATGCACAATGTCAAAAAGTTGATAGGTATAAAGCGTCATGGGGAAAGATTTTCTCTGGCACACCTCTATTCAGAAATATAGCCATAACAAAAACGTTAATTTTacgtttaaagtttaaagtttatttattttctaaagcgccttttctattcattaatattcaaaagcgttgtacataaaatagatttaaaagcatggtaaaaaaatataataaagctaaagacaacaaattgtttacaataattacaaaaaggctaaaatgacTCCTTAGTAAAAGACACATGGTAAtatatgggaagccgttcaggccaaaagtatttttttattttttgtacttacaaactaattttaacagtttatgcaCTTTTATAAGTTAACAATATAAAgaataatatatatcaatatgaacaagaaaatgagcttagatatatttttatttggaaGCAAATAATTTGTTTGCTATGAAGTTTGGTGTAAATTTTACGAACATGTGATTACATTACCTAGAAATAAGTCAATGTAGGattaaaatgagaaagaaaaacacAGACTAATTGCCTTGGGAAATAAGTAAGATgtcaaaatttcataaaatgcacGAATGAAAAGCTCCTTGACatcatatgaaaaaatatgtagTTTAGGATAATTAACTACTAGCTATATGTGCACAACAgtattgaaacaaaaaaattgtgtgatttatCCAAAAGTGCATCGATTTTGAGTTATCAAAACTTTTTGCCTACTTCGGGGACACCCATTTTTATTGCATATTTTTCAGTACAGTTAATTGTTTATGATGAAAGTATTGATAAGAAAATGAGGGTAGAAGTTATACTATATAACTACCAtaaatttgtctttctattcaaGTCACCATATTTTTGTTTGCTGTAATTTGAAAATCAGCATGATGACCTACCAGTTTCTGTACATTAATTCCACATAGAAAAAACCTTCAAACTACAAAGTTTCATAACATTGACAAGAATGTAGATAAGATTTTGTAGACATCAGTTATTGACTGTCACCTTGCTCTTTCAAATCTAGATACTAATTTATGTTGCCATGATAACCTTCACatgattatttatattataaattcTTCAATTGACTCCATtggaaaaatatcaaaatgaattaagttttaccatattttatttcactttggCCTAATAAAATCAATCGGTGTGGTTCTTCTGAtcatgctcaattttagaataggtgggatgggttg
This portion of the Glandiceps talaboti chromosome 7, keGlaTala1.1, whole genome shotgun sequence genome encodes:
- the LOC144438143 gene encoding sphingomyelin phosphodiesterase 3-like, translating into MALYEAAFDNRCLNVFYCLSWYLIYPCYWAMNRLISCCLSTSDEIASREEDPCYERFVYLVVLIPTYLVIFIIFTPTAILGFCAWIIMQRYRHPYIYCYFESHHILEEWTNISVRHCFRIGTANVGLLPEAIARLNNLECPDWRAKEMGHRLANSQLRPKPKIFIESPSDNEIPRNTTPYSSMQNHQFSENMVDPVPLLESNVGKVTGDTLSPEHEERQLYTTLYDNHVGVGHEPLPNGITCNGTGCNGNVIRESQTYDSIQSDVSQDSVCIHENCTARMRTDSSGISIPDGSCYNNTYNPSRSTTNSDFPGSGSAPVDSNPSISLHGCGLSLSEEHSNGEFSPTMVKEDSRTFNENLSRCTHSVEINFPPQIDFMCFQEVYEPNAAKTLIKKIHPWFNHIIYDVGVNSWNSNLFMINSGLVVACRYPILEADFKYFQDSAKEDKVICKGILMTKVHLGNTRDKQRIVGYISVTQLQTGRQKSFIRLNQLNKVSKWLQEFKSKYKPNCVLEDLVAFDVLCGDFHFDNMSPGDMANWSHPLFTQYSDPCRVTPGLDHSWTVGTELNQDMIYEDEVATPEGLQRILEDPNSRGLFIQDVEPYSFSDCSIPSSSRDFQRYKGNGRRRTDLLMYNNKTTHCKQVCEEYYFISQFATLTDHIPVVLTCSSIEHTDQAQSKDSIPLSFNGKVENGVIEDSNMGQCCRMTYVNQIDNDDDQGNIRVDITYESTV